In a single window of the Arachis hypogaea cultivar Tifrunner chromosome 6, arahy.Tifrunner.gnm2.J5K5, whole genome shotgun sequence genome:
- the LOC112696763 gene encoding tropinone reductase-like 3, with protein sequence MRTEGKTGSHRRCWLNPQCSISPLPSGTGFTIAERLGLEGASVVITSRNQQNVEEAAEKLRAKGIEILAIVCHVSNNQQRKDLIQKIAQCGNIDVIVSNTAANPSQ encoded by the exons ATGCGAACAGAAGGGAAGACGGGGAGCCACCGCCGTTGCTGGCTGAACCCCCAGTGCTCCATATCACCTCTGCCGTCTGGAACTGGCTTCACCATAGCTGAAAGGCTGGGCTTGGAAGGTGCTTCCGTCGTCATCACTTCTCGCAATCAg CAAAATGTTGAAGAGGCTGCAGAGAAACTTAGGGCTAAAGGAATTGAAATTTTGGCCATTGTTTGCCATGTCTCCAACAATCAACAGAGAaaggatttgattcaaaaaatcgCACAG TGTGGAAATATAGATGTGATTGTGTCAAACACAGCTGCAAATCCTTCTCAATAG